CTGGCCGTGCGAGTAGTTCTGGTTGATCAGATAGACCTTCTTGACCTCGGGGTGATCCTTGATGAAGGTGGTCATGGCTTCCATCTTCATGGACGTATCGGCGTCCAGGCGGAAGTGCCAATAGCTGCACTTGCTGTTGGTGAGGTCGGGATCGACGGCGGCGTAGTTCAGGTACAGCATCTCCTTGCCGGGGTTGCGCGCATTGTGCTTGTCCAGCGCATCCATGATGGCCAGCGCCGGGCCGGAGCCGTTGCCCTGCACGACATAGCGCGCGCCCTGATCCATGGCCGAGCGCAGTGCGCTGGTGGTCTCCTGCGGCGACAGCTTGTTGTCGATGCCGATGATCTCGAATTTCACACCTGAGGCGCTCTTCTTGTTGAACTCCTCGGCCAGGAACTGCCAGCTCTTGAGCTGGTTGGTGCCCACGGCAGCCATCAGGCCCGACAGCGGATCGAGCCAGGCGATCTTCACCGTTTCGCCTTTTTGGGCAAAAGCGCCGCCAACCCAGGCCAGCATTGCGCCAGCAGCTACCATTTTGGTAGTGAATTTCATGATCTCATCTCCTTGGAATAGGTCTGTCGCCAACAACCCGGCAAGCCTACAGGCCCCTGCCGGGGAATCCTTCAGGGATTGCCCCTAGCCGCTATCGCCCAGGCGACTGCCGCCAGGAGCGCACGCCTTACAGGCCCGGCAGCCGGTAGCCGGTCAGCTGCTCGCGCAGGCGCGTCTTGAGCATCTTGCCGGTGGCGCCCAGCGGGATTGCCTCGACGAACACCACGTCGTCGGGGATCTGCCACTTGGCGGTCTTGCCCTCGTAGAAGGCCAGCAAATCCTCGCGCGTGACCTCGGCGCCGGGCTTTTTCATGACGGCGACGATGGGGCGCTCGTCCCACTTGGGGTGCGGCATCCCGATGCACGCCGCCATGGCCACCGCCGGGTGCGCCATGGCGATGTTCTCGATGTCGATGGAGCTGATCCACTCGCCGCCGGACTTGATCACGTCCTTGCTGCGGTCGGTGATGTGCATGAAGCCGTCGGCGTCGATGGTCGCCACGTCGCCCGTGGGAAACCAGCCCCGGCCCTGCTCGTCCTTGACCAACGGGCTTTCGCCTTTGTAATAAGTGTCGAGAATCCACGGCCCGCGCACCAGCAGATCGCCGTAGGTCTTGCCGTCCCAGGGCAGCTCGCGGCCATCGCCGCCGACGATCTTCATGTCCACGCCAAAGATCACCCGGCCCTGCTTTTGCAGGATTTGCATCTGCTCGTCCTTGGGCAGGGCGAGCTGTTTGTTCTTGAGCGTACACAGGGTGCCCAGCGGGCTCATCTCGGTCATGCCCCAGGCGTGCAGCACCTCGACGCCGAACTCGTCCTGGAAGGCGGTGATCATGGCCGGCGGGCAGGCCGAGCCGCCGATCACGGTGCGCTTCAAGGTCGAGAACTTCAGGCCCGCCGGGCGCAGGTGCGCCAGCAGCATCTGCCACACCGTGGGCACGCCGGCGGCGTAGGTCACGCCCTCGGCCTCCATCAGTTCATAGATGGACTTGCCGTCCATGGCCGGGCCGGGATAGACCAGCTTGCAGCCGGTAAGCGCCGCCGAGTACGGGATGCCCCAGGCGTTCACGTGGAACATGGGCACCACCGGCAGCACGGCATCGCGCGCCGACAGGCACATCACGTCGGGCAGGGCGGCCGCGTAGGCGTGCAGCACGGTGGAGCGGTGGCTGTACAGCGCAGCCTTGGGATTGCCCGTGGTGCCGCTGGTGTAGCACATGCTGGACGCAGTGTTCTCGTCGAACTGCGGCCAGGTGTACTGGTCGGATTGGCCGGCGATCCAGTCCTCGTAGCTGGCAAGCCCCGGGATGCCCGAGTCCTGCGGCAGCCGATCCGCATCGCACAGCGCCACCCACTTCTTCACTGTCGGGCATTTGGCATGGACGGCCTGCACCAGCGGCAGGAAAGTGAGGTCGAAGCACAGCACCTGGTCTTCGGCATGGTTGATGATCCAGGCGATCTGCTCGGGGTGCAGGCGCGGGTTGATGGTGTGCAGCACGCGGCCCGAGCCGGACACGCCGAAGTACATCTCCATGTGCCGGTAGCCGTTCCAGGCCAGCGAGGCCACGCGCTCGCCCTGCGCCAGGCCCAGGCCATCGAGCGCATTGGCCAGCTGGCGCGAGCGGCGCGCCAGATCGCGGTAGGTGTAGCGGTGGATGTCGCCCTCGACGCGGCGCGAGACGATCTCGCCATCGCCGTGGTGGCGCTCGGCAAACTCGATCAGCGACGAGATCAAAAGCGGTTGGTTCTGCATCAGGCCCAGCATGGGAGTTCTCCTTGTAGGAAAAGGCAACAAAAAATGAACGCGAAATGGTAGCGGCGAAAAATTCCGCCACTGTCGCGCAGCCATCAGAAAACACCCAGGAAAACACCCAGGCCCAGGCCCGGATCAAGGCCCTGTCCGGCAAGGGAATGACGGGCCCAGCCGACAATGCCGCCATGACTGCCCCCAGCATCGAGC
This portion of the Melaminivora jejuensis genome encodes:
- a CDS encoding 3-(methylthio)propionyl-CoA ligase — translated: MLGLMQNQPLLISSLIEFAERHHGDGEIVSRRVEGDIHRYTYRDLARRSRQLANALDGLGLAQGERVASLAWNGYRHMEMYFGVSGSGRVLHTINPRLHPEQIAWIINHAEDQVLCFDLTFLPLVQAVHAKCPTVKKWVALCDADRLPQDSGIPGLASYEDWIAGQSDQYTWPQFDENTASSMCYTSGTTGNPKAALYSHRSTVLHAYAAALPDVMCLSARDAVLPVVPMFHVNAWGIPYSAALTGCKLVYPGPAMDGKSIYELMEAEGVTYAAGVPTVWQMLLAHLRPAGLKFSTLKRTVIGGSACPPAMITAFQDEFGVEVLHAWGMTEMSPLGTLCTLKNKQLALPKDEQMQILQKQGRVIFGVDMKIVGGDGRELPWDGKTYGDLLVRGPWILDTYYKGESPLVKDEQGRGWFPTGDVATIDADGFMHITDRSKDVIKSGGEWISSIDIENIAMAHPAVAMAACIGMPHPKWDERPIVAVMKKPGAEVTREDLLAFYEGKTAKWQIPDDVVFVEAIPLGATGKMLKTRLREQLTGYRLPGL